Proteins found in one Acidobacteriota bacterium genomic segment:
- a CDS encoding PAS domain-containing protein, translating into MFHEDIPGRFRSADELIRAFYTRVCRSAGLPGTTLRDLVETLVRDVAAYHGRCAAACQVFDEAGGFSFRVAQGFSGAGDASHAPCAVESRGCNCSMALKDDPAGVVVSAAGALVLDDAPASLQSTTERGLGYLRGECLRLGMPHLAILPLASSDHRVSGCFQLAVERPDDRCRELVDALGRESDPLARMIRQIQRVITRDFLLDQIAESVILLDARGSLHYANKTAARRFGIPREQVIGRNIREVVPAEIIERRIARMWEKYHQGSEMVFEDTRDRVHYRHQTFPELDPEGNLLSLTVISTDVTALREAEATIRERSRADRLLTILSERFARLTAREFIPGLRNALMEIGGFMAADAAFVMWADTEITRIESVHAWVSDDLPEVRARLDACRNFPAGIFRESCSRGFFSHDGIGAFAGIQDGDRELLGGLCPRSLLVFPLFRGGVPSGVIGALTKREPKTWSEADVTVGRLVSRILSHVSERVAMERELRRSQALLQAVVSAIPLEFFMIDREGRYCLANDLVTRHYGDLVGRKPADLAPNETVLALWLDNNRRALSGEEVREEQVYEIGGRNRCVFSVLNPVKVEGTVVGAVVLNLDLTDFRRLETEFSLERQAWDEAGEVFRRCRESLRDEIAPRLAVALERLDPARPLSPEASRAAREALQSALDEVLRRLEPPDPEGAPPRPSSLKKFWLPTRAVFPPPRVPGCPKKSRKR; encoded by the coding sequence TTGTTTCACGAGGACATACCCGGCCGCTTCCGCAGCGCCGACGAACTCATCCGGGCGTTCTACACCCGGGTTTGCCGCTCGGCCGGCCTTCCCGGGACCACCCTCCGCGATCTCGTGGAGACCCTGGTCCGGGACGTCGCCGCCTACCACGGCCGCTGTGCCGCGGCCTGCCAGGTCTTCGACGAGGCCGGGGGGTTCAGCTTCCGGGTTGCCCAGGGTTTCTCCGGCGCGGGGGATGCGTCTCACGCCCCCTGCGCCGTCGAGAGCCGGGGGTGCAACTGCTCCATGGCCTTGAAAGACGACCCGGCCGGGGTCGTCGTCTCGGCGGCCGGCGCCCTGGTCCTCGACGACGCACCCGCCAGCCTGCAGTCGACGACCGAGAGGGGGCTCGGGTACCTGCGGGGCGAGTGCCTCCGCCTGGGGATGCCCCACCTGGCCATCCTTCCCCTCGCGTCCTCCGATCACCGGGTCTCCGGGTGTTTCCAGTTGGCGGTGGAGCGCCCCGACGACCGCTGCCGGGAACTGGTCGATGCCCTGGGACGGGAATCCGACCCCCTCGCGCGGATGATCCGGCAGATTCAGCGGGTGATCACCCGGGATTTCCTCCTGGATCAGATCGCCGAGTCCGTCATCCTGCTGGATGCCCGGGGAAGTCTCCACTACGCGAACAAGACGGCCGCCCGCCGCTTCGGGATCCCCCGCGAGCAGGTCATCGGGCGGAACATCCGGGAAGTGGTCCCTGCGGAGATTATCGAGCGGAGGATTGCCCGGATGTGGGAAAAATACCACCAGGGCAGCGAGATGGTTTTCGAGGACACCCGTGACCGGGTCCACTATCGCCACCAGACCTTCCCCGAGCTGGACCCCGAGGGGAACCTCCTCTCCCTGACCGTCATCTCGACGGATGTCACCGCCCTCCGCGAGGCCGAGGCGACCATCCGGGAACGGTCCCGGGCCGACCGGCTGCTGACGATCCTGTCCGAGCGATTCGCCCGGCTCACCGCGCGGGAGTTCATTCCGGGCCTCCGGAACGCCCTGATGGAGATCGGCGGGTTCATGGCCGCCGACGCCGCTTTCGTCATGTGGGCGGACACGGAGATCACCCGGATCGAGAGCGTCCACGCGTGGGTGTCCGACGATTTGCCGGAGGTGCGGGCCCGGCTGGACGCGTGCCGGAACTTCCCCGCGGGGATCTTCCGGGAATCCTGCTCCCGCGGTTTCTTCTCCCACGACGGGATCGGCGCCTTTGCCGGAATCCAGGACGGCGACCGGGAACTCCTGGGAGGGCTCTGCCCGAGGTCCCTCCTCGTCTTCCCGCTCTTCCGGGGCGGGGTGCCTTCGGGGGTGATCGGGGCGCTGACGAAGCGCGAGCCCAAGACGTGGAGCGAGGCCGACGTCACGGTCGGACGCCTCGTCTCCCGGATTCTCTCCCACGTTTCCGAGCGGGTCGCCATGGAACGGGAGCTGCGCCGGAGCCAGGCCCTCCTGCAGGCCGTCGTCTCTGCCATCCCCCTGGAGTTCTTCATGATTGACCGGGAGGGCCGGTACTGCCTGGCCAACGATCTGGTCACGCGGCACTACGGCGACCTTGTCGGGCGGAAGCCGGCGGACCTCGCCCCCAACGAGACGGTGCTCGCCCTCTGGCTGGACAACAACCGGCGGGCACTGTCCGGGGAGGAAGTCCGCGAGGAGCAGGTCTACGAGATCGGAGGGCGCAACCGCTGCGTCTTCAGCGTTCTGAACCCTGTCAAGGTAGAGGGGACCGTGGTGGGTGCCGTCGTCCTGAACCTGGACCTGACGGATTTCCGCCGGCTCGAGACGGAGTTTTCCCTGGAACGCCAAGCCTGGGACGAAGCCGGGGAGGTTTTCCGGAGGTGCCGGGAAAGCCTGCGGGACGAGATCGCTCCCCGCCTGGCCGTGGCCCTGGAACGGCTCGACCCGGCACGCCCCCTCTCCCCCGAGGCTTCCCGGGCCGCACGCGAGGCCTTGCAGTCGGCCCTCGACGAGGTTTTGCGCCGCCTCGAGCCCCCGGACCCCGAGGGGGCCCCGCCGAGGCCGTCCTCCCTGAAAAAGTTCTGGCTCCCGACCCGGGCCGTGTTTCCCCCGCCCCGCGTCCCGGGGTGCCCGAAGAAATCCCGGAAACGCTGA
- a CDS encoding four helix bundle suffix domain-containing protein: MRLLPHYGGYRKLRSFQAAQLIYDATAAFCERFVDRRSRTHDQMVQAARSGCQNIAEGSMASATSRRTELKLTNVAKASLEELLLDYEDFLRQRGLAKWAKNSAQAMEVRVACRPADSGGSNRRGGWERSDRSDRSDESDKSDKSDRSDRSAKPTLPDAPSRCDSPDPYHLAEAPAEVAANTLICLINQAVYLLKRQLESLEREFLEHGGFTESLYRKRSEYRRKQEETTMSDRSDKSDRSDRSDKSDKSDKSDKSERPSTPACPRCGRLMRLRTARRGPREGQPFWGCPAFPDCTGTRPAEAGGSE; the protein is encoded by the coding sequence ATGCGCCTGCTCCCGCACTACGGCGGCTACCGGAAACTGAGAAGTTTCCAGGCCGCACAGCTCATCTACGACGCGACCGCCGCCTTCTGTGAGCGCTTCGTCGACCGGCGCTCCCGGACTCACGACCAGATGGTGCAGGCGGCACGGAGCGGGTGTCAGAACATCGCCGAGGGGAGCATGGCCTCGGCAACCTCCCGGCGGACGGAACTCAAGCTGACCAACGTGGCCAAAGCCAGCCTGGAGGAGCTGCTGCTCGACTACGAAGACTTCCTGCGCCAGAGGGGGTTGGCGAAGTGGGCGAAAAACTCCGCCCAGGCGATGGAGGTGAGGGTTGCCTGTAGACCGGCTGATTCAGGCGGGTCAAACAGGCGGGGAGGGTGGGAAAGGTCCGACAGGTCCGACAGGTCCGACGAGTCCGACAAGTCCGACAAGTCCGACAGGTCCGACAGGTCCGCCAAGCCCACTCTCCCCGACGCGCCGAGCCGGTGCGATTCTCCCGATCCTTACCACCTCGCCGAGGCCCCTGCCGAGGTGGCGGCCAACACCCTGATCTGCCTGATCAACCAGGCGGTCTACCTGTTGAAGCGCCAGCTCGAGAGCTTGGAGAGAGAGTTCCTCGAGCACGGCGGCTTCACCGAAAGCCTTTATCGGAAGCGTTCGGAGTATCGGCGGAAGCAGGAGGAAACAACGATGTCAGACAGGTCGGACAAGTCTGACAGGTCTGACAGGTCTGACAAGTCGGACAAGTCAGACAAGTCGGACAAGTCTGAGAGGCCCTCAACCCCCGCCTGCCCCCGGTGCGGGCGGCTCATGCGGCTTCGAACGGCCCGGCGGGGCCCCCGTGAGGGGCAGCCGTTCTGGGGATGCCCCGCCTTTCCCGACTGCACGGGCACCCGGCCGGCAGAAGCCGGCGGAAGCGAATGA
- a CDS encoding aryl-sulfate sulfotransferase: MKKNAYLIPLLAGLFFLPASPARAEERSGPAAAGNTVGLLLRLPESWDGYTFFAPLNAKTTFLVDPWGRLVRSWESDYSPGNAAYLLPGGHLLRTGRVPGNFTLSGGGAGGVVERYDWDGNRLWQYFYVTDTHRQHHDACPMPNGNVLLIAWESKTRAEALAAGRKPDRVTADGLWPDTVIEVRPTGPTTGEVVWEWHTWDHLVQDYSAARPDYGDPAAHPERVDLNYTAPGFLPAAADWMHTNGVHYNAALDQVVLSVRHFSEFWVIDHGTTPAEAAGHTGGRRGRGGDLLYRWGNPAAYGRGTTGDQVFYGQHHAHWIADGLPGAGHFLVFNNGGGRPGADYSSVDEVSPPLDATGGYLLDSGAAFGPEALTWSYVAPVPPDFYASYISGAVRLPNGNTLVCHGPYGTFFEVTPAGKTVWAYVNPVTGDGALMQGETVPGTSANKENSTFRAYRYAADGPELSGIDLTPGGYIEGYRDGDVNGDLRTDSRDLQILLLVVSGILPSGNPPCTYPERADFDAGGTLDATDLAALAALLAE; this comes from the coding sequence ATGAAAAAAAACGCCTACCTGATCCCCCTTTTGGCCGGGTTGTTCTTCCTGCCGGCATCGCCCGCCCGGGCGGAAGAACGGTCCGGGCCGGCGGCGGCGGGGAACACCGTCGGGCTGCTGCTGCGCCTCCCCGAGTCGTGGGACGGCTACACCTTCTTTGCGCCCCTCAACGCAAAGACCACCTTCCTCGTGGACCCTTGGGGGCGCCTGGTCCGATCCTGGGAAAGCGACTACTCGCCGGGGAATGCGGCTTACCTCCTCCCGGGCGGTCACCTGCTCCGGACGGGGCGGGTCCCGGGGAACTTCACCCTGTCGGGCGGGGGGGCGGGCGGGGTGGTGGAACGGTACGACTGGGACGGCAACCGGCTCTGGCAGTACTTCTACGTCACCGACACCCACCGGCAGCACCACGATGCCTGCCCCATGCCCAACGGGAACGTCCTGCTGATCGCGTGGGAGTCGAAGACCCGGGCGGAGGCGCTCGCCGCCGGGCGCAAGCCGGACCGGGTCACCGCCGACGGGTTGTGGCCGGACACCGTGATCGAGGTTCGCCCCACCGGGCCCACCACCGGCGAGGTGGTCTGGGAGTGGCACACCTGGGACCACCTGGTCCAGGACTACAGCGCCGCCCGTCCCGATTACGGCGACCCCGCCGCCCACCCGGAGCGGGTTGACCTCAACTACACCGCCCCGGGTTTTCTGCCCGCAGCGGCCGACTGGATGCACACCAACGGCGTGCACTACAACGCGGCGCTCGACCAGGTGGTCCTCAGCGTGCGCCACTTCAGCGAGTTCTGGGTCATCGACCACGGGACCACCCCGGCGGAGGCGGCCGGTCACACCGGCGGTCGGCGCGGCCGGGGCGGCGACCTCCTCTACCGCTGGGGCAACCCCGCCGCCTACGGCCGGGGGACGACCGGCGACCAGGTGTTCTACGGCCAGCACCACGCCCACTGGATCGCCGACGGGTTGCCCGGCGCGGGGCATTTCCTGGTGTTCAACAACGGCGGGGGGCGGCCGGGCGCCGACTACTCGTCGGTGGACGAAGTCTCGCCGCCGCTGGACGCCACGGGCGGCTACCTCCTGGACAGCGGCGCGGCGTTCGGGCCGGAGGCGCTGACCTGGAGTTACGTCGCCCCCGTCCCTCCGGACTTCTACGCCTCCTACATCTCGGGCGCCGTCCGGCTACCCAACGGGAACACCCTGGTCTGCCACGGGCCGTACGGGACCTTCTTCGAGGTCACCCCGGCGGGGAAGACGGTGTGGGCCTACGTGAACCCGGTGACCGGAGACGGGGCGCTGATGCAGGGGGAAACGGTCCCCGGCACCTCGGCCAACAAGGAGAACAGCACCTTCCGGGCCTATCGCTACGCGGCGGACGGCCCGGAACTGTCGGGGATCGATCTGACGCCGGGCGGGTACATCGAAGGGTACCGGGACGGGGATGTGAACGGCGACCTGCGGACGGACAGCCGGGACCTTCAAATCCTCCTGCTGGTGGTGTCGGGGATCCTCCCTTCCGGGAATCCCCCCTGTACGTACCCCGAACGCGCCGACTTCGACGCGGGGGGGACCCTCGACGCCACCGACCTGGCCGCCCTCGCCGCCCTTCTCGCGGAATAA
- a CDS encoding HAMP domain-containing histidine kinase produces MDLLRPFKNRLFLIGTVVVLAATITMGILTSRFLWEGENVLETSLIQSNLRLGNQVIERIEQQIDTLDMGLFNFLTAQSPDEMIQKVALQAGHLRKPLKGIFLLDAHGRPLFPANLARVKPYWEKVLPQVQFPMILPLTPYHLHATLDFKKSALFTFLKFTFPGDPVPYFLVYEYDLEDPPAFLAPFFTDLEKTCYVSVKDYENNVIYGWSSQLSRKYFAEQRFPNVLYRWLLQYSPRNVSELVESERRRRVLNFSLVGISVVLIFSAWFLVYLSRREETRLSLQKEEFFRNVSHELKTPLALIKMFSEMLVLGRGRDESTRREYLEIILSETERMTFLINNILDFSNLERGIQKFSLEPLDLGEIVTRHLEAFEVLMKKEKVSIRLSIAENLPRIMGDRNALALVLLNLLDNAVKYGKAADRRIEVDLAAADGALELRVRDNGIGISPSEQNRIFEKFFRSGNIAVRRVRGSGIGLSLVRYIVTAHQGTVGVESTPGEGSTFTIAFPVIRPARTS; encoded by the coding sequence ATGGACCTTCTGAGACCCTTCAAGAACCGACTGTTCCTCATCGGGACCGTGGTGGTCCTGGCCGCCACCATCACCATGGGTATCCTGACGAGCCGCTTCCTCTGGGAGGGCGAGAACGTCCTCGAGACCTCCCTGATCCAGAGCAACCTCCGCCTCGGAAACCAGGTCATCGAGCGCATCGAGCAGCAGATCGACACCCTGGACATGGGTCTGTTCAACTTCCTGACGGCCCAGAGCCCGGACGAGATGATCCAGAAGGTGGCCCTCCAGGCCGGTCACCTCCGGAAACCGCTGAAGGGGATCTTTCTGCTCGACGCCCACGGGCGCCCCCTGTTCCCCGCGAACCTGGCCCGGGTGAAGCCGTACTGGGAGAAAGTCCTGCCCCAGGTCCAGTTCCCCATGATCCTCCCGCTGACCCCTTACCACCTCCATGCCACCCTGGACTTCAAGAAGTCCGCCCTCTTCACCTTCCTGAAGTTCACCTTCCCGGGGGACCCCGTCCCCTACTTTCTGGTCTACGAGTACGACCTGGAAGACCCCCCCGCCTTCCTGGCCCCCTTCTTCACCGACCTCGAGAAAACCTGCTACGTCAGCGTGAAGGACTACGAGAACAACGTGATCTACGGATGGTCGTCCCAGCTGTCCAGGAAGTACTTCGCGGAACAGCGATTCCCCAACGTGCTCTACCGATGGCTGCTCCAGTACTCCCCGCGGAACGTCTCGGAACTGGTGGAGTCCGAGCGGCGCCGCCGCGTTCTCAACTTCTCCCTGGTGGGAATCAGCGTGGTGCTCATTTTCTCCGCCTGGTTCCTGGTCTACCTGAGCCGGCGGGAGGAAACGCGACTGAGCCTCCAGAAAGAGGAGTTCTTCCGGAACGTTTCCCACGAGCTCAAGACCCCCCTGGCACTCATCAAGATGTTCAGCGAGATGCTGGTGCTGGGGCGGGGCCGGGACGAGAGCACGCGGCGGGAGTACCTGGAGATCATCTTGTCCGAAACGGAGCGGATGACGTTCCTCATCAACAACATCCTGGATTTCTCCAACCTGGAGCGAGGGATTCAGAAATTCAGCCTCGAGCCACTGGACCTGGGAGAGATCGTCACCCGCCACCTGGAGGCTTTCGAGGTCCTCATGAAGAAGGAGAAGGTGTCCATCCGCCTCTCCATCGCGGAGAACCTCCCCCGGATCATGGGGGACCGCAACGCCCTGGCCCTCGTCCTGCTCAATCTCCTGGACAACGCCGTGAAGTACGGCAAGGCGGCCGACCGCCGGATCGAGGTGGACCTCGCCGCCGCCGACGGGGCCCTGGAACTCAGGGTCCGGGACAACGGCATCGGCATCTCCCCCTCGGAACAGAACCGGATTTTCGAGAAGTTCTTCCGCAGCGGGAACATCGCGGTCCGCCGTGTCCGGGGGAGCGGCATCGGGCTGAGCCTCGTCCGGTACATCGTGACGGCTCACCAGGGAACCGTCGGCGTGGAGAGCACCCCGGGCGAGGGGAGCACCTTCACCATCGCCTTCCCCGTGATCCGGCCCGCGCGCACGTCCTGA
- the typA gene encoding translational GTPase TypA: protein MTTPGAHWVRNETIRNVAIIAHVDHGKTTLVDHMFRQGGVFREGQAVDERVMDNLDLERERGITIAAKNCSVRWKGVKINILDTPGHADFGGEVERALNMVDGAILLVDASEGPLPQTRFVLRKAFDGRKRIVVVINKIDRKDARPQEVLNEIFDLFIDLGADDEQIEFPVLYAIGREGIARRAPDGPDTDLSCLMDTILEEVPAPLHDPRQPFQMLVSDLDYSDYLGRLAVGKVVHGTARRNEDLACVDKYGNANPLRVTKLQVYDGVLLAESETAAPGDIVILSGIEKVEIGDTICTRENPRALKRIAVDEPTIAMMFTINTSPFSGRDGKLVQSTKIRERLFKETLRNVALRVEEPVDSDCFVVKGRGELQMAILIETMRREGFELGVGRPQVILKRKESKVFEPIEHLFVDCAEEFTGVVTEKLQRRKGRMLNLSNRGSGRVRLEFSIPSRSLIGYRGEFLTDTRGTGILNAYLLGYEEHRGDFPTRLTGSLVSDRQGEAVAYALSNLEPRGVLFVEPGEPVYEGMVVGEHNRENDIDVNPCKAKKLTNMRSSTKDLAVILTPVQPLSLEKALNFIRDDELVEVTPNAIRIRKVTLSLTDRHTQRYARNLKE, encoded by the coding sequence ATGACGACCCCCGGCGCCCACTGGGTGCGCAACGAGACGATCCGCAACGTGGCCATCATCGCCCACGTCGACCACGGCAAGACCACCCTGGTGGACCACATGTTCCGCCAGGGCGGCGTGTTCCGCGAGGGGCAGGCCGTGGACGAGCGCGTGATGGACAACCTGGACCTGGAGCGGGAACGCGGCATCACCATCGCCGCCAAGAACTGCTCCGTCCGCTGGAAGGGCGTGAAGATCAACATCCTGGACACGCCCGGGCACGCCGACTTCGGCGGCGAGGTGGAACGCGCCCTGAACATGGTGGACGGCGCCATCCTCCTGGTGGACGCCTCGGAGGGCCCGCTCCCCCAGACCCGGTTCGTCCTGCGCAAGGCCTTCGACGGCCGCAAGCGGATCGTGGTGGTCATCAACAAGATCGACCGCAAGGACGCCCGACCCCAGGAAGTCCTCAACGAGATCTTCGACCTCTTCATCGACCTGGGCGCCGACGACGAGCAGATCGAGTTCCCGGTGCTCTACGCCATCGGGCGGGAGGGGATCGCCCGGCGGGCCCCCGACGGGCCCGATACGGACCTGTCGTGCCTGATGGACACCATCCTGGAGGAAGTCCCCGCCCCGCTTCACGACCCCCGGCAGCCCTTCCAGATGCTGGTGTCGGACCTGGACTACTCCGACTACCTGGGCCGGCTGGCCGTGGGGAAGGTGGTCCACGGGACCGCCCGCCGCAACGAGGACCTGGCCTGCGTGGACAAGTACGGCAATGCCAACCCGCTGCGCGTCACCAAGCTCCAGGTCTATGACGGCGTCCTCCTCGCCGAGTCGGAGACGGCCGCGCCGGGGGACATCGTGATCCTCTCGGGGATCGAGAAGGTCGAAATCGGCGACACCATCTGCACCCGGGAAAACCCCCGCGCCCTCAAGCGCATCGCCGTGGACGAGCCCACCATCGCCATGATGTTCACCATCAACACCTCCCCCTTCTCGGGGCGGGACGGCAAGCTGGTCCAGTCCACGAAGATCCGCGAGCGGCTCTTCAAGGAGACCCTCCGCAACGTGGCTCTGCGGGTGGAAGAGCCGGTGGACTCCGACTGCTTCGTCGTCAAGGGGCGGGGCGAGCTGCAGATGGCCATCCTCATCGAGACCATGCGCCGGGAGGGCTTCGAGCTGGGCGTGGGGCGGCCCCAGGTGATCCTCAAGCGGAAGGAGAGCAAGGTCTTCGAGCCCATCGAGCACCTCTTCGTGGACTGCGCCGAGGAGTTCACCGGCGTGGTGACGGAAAAACTCCAGCGACGCAAGGGGCGGATGCTCAACCTCTCCAACCGGGGCTCGGGCCGTGTCCGGCTCGAGTTCTCCATCCCGTCCCGCTCCCTCATCGGCTACCGGGGCGAGTTCCTCACCGACACCCGCGGGACGGGCATCCTCAACGCTTACCTCCTCGGCTACGAGGAGCACCGGGGCGACTTCCCCACCCGACTGACCGGCTCCCTGGTCTCGGACCGCCAGGGGGAGGCGGTGGCCTACGCCCTCTCCAACCTGGAGCCGCGGGGTGTTCTCTTCGTCGAGCCCGGCGAGCCGGTCTACGAGGGGATGGTGGTCGGGGAGCACAACCGGGAGAACGACATCGACGTCAACCCCTGCAAGGCCAAGAAGCTCACCAACATGCGCAGTTCCACCAAGGACCTGGCGGTGATCCTGACCCCCGTCCAGCCCCTGAGCCTGGAGAAGGCCCTCAACTTCATCCGCGACGACGAGTTGGTGGAGGTGACCCCCAACGCCATCCGCATCCGGAAGGTCACGCTGTCCCTCACCGACCGCCACACCCAGCGTTACGCGAGAAACCTCAAGGAATAG
- a CDS encoding nuclear transport factor 2 family protein has protein sequence MKPKNRVTAWVEAFNRRDADALAAMYHADAVNHQVAEEPVAGREAIRRMFAGAFAAAEMVCIVENLFEDGEWAILEWRDPLGLRGCGFFHVTDGLIRFQRGYWDKLTFLRQHGLPIPGA, from the coding sequence ATGAAACCGAAGAACCGGGTCACAGCCTGGGTGGAGGCCTTCAACCGCCGGGACGCCGACGCCCTCGCGGCGATGTATCACGCCGACGCCGTCAACCACCAGGTGGCCGAGGAACCGGTGGCAGGCCGCGAGGCGATCCGGCGGATGTTCGCCGGGGCCTTCGCAGCCGCGGAAATGGTCTGCATCGTTGAGAACCTCTTCGAGGACGGCGAGTGGGCCATCCTGGAGTGGCGGGACCCGCTGGGCCTGCGCGGGTGCGGCTTCTTCCACGTGACGGACGGCCTCATCCGCTTCCAGCGCGGTTACTGGGACAAGCTCACCTTCCTCCGCCAGCACGGCCTGCCGATCCCCGGGGCCTGA